From the genome of Ananas comosus cultivar F153 linkage group 16, ASM154086v1, whole genome shotgun sequence, one region includes:
- the LOC109722596 gene encoding UPF0481 protein At3g47200-like: protein MASDNFTIFRVPAHVRQRNKHLYEPQTVAIGPYGVGRDVEPSLRAMEWLKWRYLQEFLSRSSNCTIDNYVDAIQELEPRARRCYFERVELSTKEFAEMLLLDGCFIIEFLIKWNGGENDGVRAAEWSLPLIRGDLLLLENQIPLFVLETLYELRTFQIDGTAAPPMKELLVNYLASKNLESPEEEADSSNEEMEGNDDHGLIVRGEAKDFDHLFHLFYRCYVTKPQTAPTGRTIRGTILKWLKPSKICASLLSYLRFKNDELHAPAAKIRLPNTIPSATVLLEAGVTFRKKNPCHPGSFLDVTFQGGVLEIPFLSVNNSTLSLFTNLVAFEQCSGCKPEKAYMTSYVTFMNCIIDTPRDVAILHQSGILENQLASDMDLAVFFNEFSNCPPMYYKEHYLAGLFQELRE, encoded by the coding sequence ATGGCTTCGGATAACTTCACCATCTTCCGCGTCCCGGCCCACGTCCGGCAGCGCAACAAGCACCTGTACGAGCCCCAAACGGTCGCCATCGGCCCCTATGGTGTCGGCCGCGACGTCGAGCCCTCCCTTCGGGCGATGGAGTGGCTTAAATGGCGTTACCTCCAGGAATTCCTCTCTCGCAGCAGCAACTGCACCATTGACAACTACGTCGACGCGATCCAGGAATTGGAGCCTCGGGCGCGGCGGTGCTACTTCGAGCGGGTCGAACTCAGCACCAAGGAGTTTGCAGAGATGCTGCTTCTCGACGGGTGCTTCATCATCGAGTTCCTCATCAAGTGGAACGGAGGGGAAAACGACGGAGTGCGCGCTGCAGAATGGAGCTTGCCGCTCATTCGCGGCGATTTGCTCTTGCTCGAGAACCAAATCCCCCTCTTTGTGCTCGAGACATTGTACGAGCTTCGCACCTTCCAAATTGACGGCACTGCTGCCCCTCCAATGAAGGAGCTTCTTGTAAACTACCTGGCGAGCAAAAACCTCGAGAGCCCCGAGGAAGAAGCAGATAGCTCCAACGAAGAAATGGAAGGAAATGACGACCACGGCCTTATTGTGCGCGGCGAAGCCAAAGATTTTGATCACTTGTTCCATCTCTTCTACCGCTGCTATGTCACGAAACCGCAAACTGCCCCAACGGGCAGGACCATCCGCGGTACTATTCTCAAATGGTTAAAGCCGAGTAAGATTTGTGCCTCGCTCCTCTCTTATCTCCGATTTAAGAATGACGAATTGCATGCTCCGGCGGCTAAGATAAGATTACCGAATACAATTCCATCCGCTACCGTGCTCCTGGAGGCCGGAGTGACATTTAGGAAGAAGAATCCTTGTCATCCTGGTTCCTTCCTAGATGTCACATTTCAAGGCGGCGTGCTCGAGATCCCTTTCCTCTCGGTGAACAACTCCACCTTATCTCTGTTCACAAACCTCGTGGCCTTCGAGCAGTGCAGCGGGTGTAAGCCGGAGAAGGCTTACATGACGAGCTATGTCACGTTCATGAACTGCATCATCGACACGCCAAGAGACGTCGCGATACTCCACCAGAGTGGAATCCTCGAGAACCAGCTGGCGAGCGACATGGATCTGGCGGTCTTCTTCAACGAGTTCTCCAACTGTCCCCCCATGTATTACAAGGAGCACTACCTCGCCGGATTGTTCCAGGAGCTGCGGGA